The following proteins are encoded in a genomic region of Sesamum indicum cultivar Zhongzhi No. 13 linkage group LG8, S_indicum_v1.0, whole genome shotgun sequence:
- the LOC105168786 gene encoding uncharacterized protein LOC105168786, translated as MSPTSSTRENKRRNKKSFSSPSRTRPATPTGSFSPPPSATSLVDRELLTEELSQFEALRISPENPNPRSFPYSVKQQCWEKAEKIKGRDPDRWRRDPLGNIVFRKLVGCPGCLCHDYDHIIPYSKGGKSTLENCQVLQATVNRSKGNRTEMSKSDLIQKSAYCRVSGRDMDLLELSAYGNVRRAQDSGGCKIQ; from the exons ATGAGCCCAACTTCCTCTACCAGAGAAAACAAACGGAGGAACAAGAAAAGCTTCTCCTCGCCAAGCCGGACCCGACCCGCCACCCCAACTGGATCATTCTCCCCTCCACCTTCTGCAACTTCACTTGTCGATCGAGAACTCTTAACGGAAGAGCTCTCACAGTTCGAAGCCCTGCGAATCTCGCCCGAGAACCCGAACCCGAGGAGCTTCCCCTACAGCGTGAAGCAGCAATGCTGGGAGAAGGCCGAGAAAATCAAGGGGCGTGACCCGGATAGGTGGCGCCGGGACCCGTTGGGTAACATTGTCTTCAGGAAGCTTGTGGGTTGCCCCGGTTGCCTCTGCCATGACTATGACCACATTATCCCTTACTCTAAG GGAGGGAAAAGCACATTAGAGAATTGTCAAGTATTGCAG GCAACTGTTAATCGATCCAAGGGAAACCGAACCGAGATGTCAAAAAGCGATCTTATTCAGAAAAGTGCTTACTGCCGCGTTTCTG GTCGTGATATGGACCTTCTTGAGTTGTCGGCCTATGGTAACGTTCGTCGTGCCCAAGATTCCGGCGGATGTAAAATTCAATAG
- the LOC105168788 gene encoding uncharacterized protein LOC105168788 yields MLVVLCLSFLICMNGAIPAVTGTSDLVQQKPQSYLAAKGVVLGMEKSGDDESRMRRMGIEVNDYPGWGANNRHTPRPQLGRGCTDC; encoded by the exons atGTTGGTTGTTTTATGTCTTTCTTTCCTTATTTGCATGAATGGCGCCATCCCTGCAGTTACTG GAACTTCAGACCTGGTACAGCAGAAACCTCAAAGTTACTTAGCTGCAAAAGGAGTTGTCTTG GGCATGGAAAAATCTGGTGATGATGAGAGTAGAATGAGACGAATGGGAATTGAAGTGAATGACTACCCTGGTTGGGGGGCTAACAATCGCCACACACCAAGACCTCAACTAGGAAGAGGCTGCACCGACTGCtaa
- the LOC105168787 gene encoding cyclic dof factor 1: protein MKDVKEPEIKLFGRKIVLPEHGGVPAGGESSGESHGGSGGGADCDRCSEVSGGEGEEEKADEEKQPQGTEEDQDAETCETKPQGQEENLGEAEESHNPDAVVESDENPKTPSIDEGIVSEEHPKTENGQSDATNGQQKTLKKPDKILPCPRCNSMDTKFCYYNNYNINQPRHFCKSCQRYWTAGGTMRNVPVGAGRRKNKNSASHCRHITISEALQAARIDAPNGFHHPAFKPNGTVLSFGPDSTLCESMASALNLVDKRVPNGVKNGYYRPDHGSGSESCKNRENGDDCSNGSSVTASSSVQDGGKNGPQQPLMHSINGFPSPVPCIPGVAWPFPWNSAVPLPAMCPPAYPMPFYPAPYWNCSLPNAWNVPWLSVPSPTVNQKATGSNPSSPLGKHSRNGELLKPKNTEGKEHLEPKNPESSIVVPKTLRIDDPEEAAKSSIWETLGIKYDTISREGLFKALQPKGDEKKQAVSASPVLQANPAALSRSINFQEGA, encoded by the exons ATGAAGGACGTGAAGGAGCCGGAAATCAAGTTGTTTGGGAGGAAGATTGTGTTGCCGGAGCACGGCGGAGTTCCCGCCGGCGGGGAATCTTCCGGCGAGAGCCATGGAGGGAGTGGTGGCGGCGCCGATTGTGATCGCTGCTCGGAGGTGAGTGGAGGGGAAGGAGAGGAAGAGAAGGCTGATGAAGAAAAGCAGCCGCAGGGGACTGAGGAG GACCAAGATGCAGAAACCTGTGAAACTAAGCCACAAGGACAGGAAGAAAATCTAGGTGAAGCAGAGGAATCCCATAATCCTGATGCGGTAGTGGAGTCCGATGAGAATCCTAAAACGCCGTCCATTGACGAAGGTATTGTCTCAGAAGAACATCCCAAGACTGAAAACGGGCAAAGTGATGCAACAAACGGGCAGCAGAAGACCTTGAAGAAGCCCGACAAGATTCTTCCCTGCCCTCGTTGCAATAGCATGGACACCAAGTTCTGTTACTACAACAACTACAACATCAACCAGCCTCGCCACTTTTGCAAGAGCTGTCAAAGGTACTGGACTGCCGGAGGCACAATGAGGAATGTCCCTGTGGGGGCTGGTCGGCGGAAGAACAAGAATTCAGCGTCACATTGTCGTCACATTACAATCTCTGAAGCCCTGCAGGCGGCTAGGATCGATGCGCCTAATGGATTTCATCACCCGGCTTTCAAACCTAACGGCACCGTCCTCTCGTTCGGTCCCGACTCAACTCTATGCGAATCCATGGCGTCCGCTTTGAATCTTGTGGACAAAAGAGTGCCAAATGGGGTGAAAAACGGGTATTACAGGCCTGATCATGGATCAGGCTCAGAATCTTGCAAAAACAGGGAGAACGGCGATGATTGTTCTAATGGATCTTCTGTCACAGCATCGAGTTCAGTGCAAGATGGAGGCAAAAATGGGCCTCAACAACCCCTGATGCATAGTATAAACGGCTTCCCATCTCCGGTTCCATGTATTCCAGGGGTTGCCTGGCCATTTCCCTGGAATTCGGCAGTTCCCCTACCGGCCATGTGCCCTCCGGCTTACCCAATGCCGTTCTACCCTGCCCCGTATTGGAATTGCAGCCTTCCTAATGCTTGGAATGTTCCGTGGCTATCGGTGCCGTCTCCCACTGTAAACCAGAAGGCAACCGGCTCCAACCCCAGCTCGCCCCTTGGCAAACACTCAAGAAACGGCGAATTGCTCAAGCCAAAGAACACAGAAGGTAAAGAGCACTTGGAACCAAAGAATCCAGAAAGCTCAATTGTGGTTCCTAAAACGTTGAGGATCGATGATCCTGAGGAAGCTGCAAAGAGTTCTATATGGGAAACACTGGGAATCAAGTATGATACCATCAGCAGAGAAGGTCTTTTCAAGGCCTTGCAACCAAAGGGTGATGAGAAAAAGCAGGCAGTTTCCGCCTCGCCGGTGTTGCAGGCCAACCCTGCAGCCTTGTCTCGATCCATTAACTTCCAGGAGGGTGCCTAA
- the LOC105168826 gene encoding probable calcium-binding protein CML47: protein MSAAAGLISIVNKAANLGSFISLILWCIICSWIITFQDFYTCFRRVFHLFSYLLLDSWKRSHHHSRNVSTPERVCCAGNDVSRDDVEVVMEKLGLLRGQRAEEQITMLSECSLESVVNVFDGVEPSLGELREAFEVFDENSDGFIDGGELRRVMSCIGLTGFSEEECRRMIMVFDDNCDGKIDFGEFVKLMEDCFCCCC from the coding sequence ATGTCAGCAGCAGCTGGGCTCATCAGCATAGTCAACAAAGCAGCAAATCTTGGCTCCTTCATTTCCCTCATTTTGTGGTGCATCATTTGCAGCTGGATAATCACATTCCAAGACTTCTACACTTGCTTTCGTCGCGTTTTCCATCTCTTTTCTTATCTCCTCCTCGACTCGTGGAAGCGTTCCCACCATCATTCACGTAACGTTTCGACCCCAGAACGGGTGTGTTGCGCTGGGAACGATGTTAGTAGGGACGATGTCGAGGTAGTGATGGAGAAGTTAGGGCTACTTAGAGGGCAAAGGGCTGAAGAGCAGATCACAATGTTATCAGAGTGTTCACTTGAGAGTGTTGTGAATGTGTTTGATGGGGTGGAGCCTAGTTTGGGTGAATTGAGGGAAGCATTTGAGGTGTTTGATGAGAACAGTGATGGTTTTATAGATGGAGGGGAGTTGAGGAGAGTGATGAGTTGTATTGGGTTGACAGGTTTTTCGGAAGAAGAGTGCAGGAGGATGATAATGGTTTTTGATGATAATTGTGATGGGAAGATTGATTTTGGTGAGTTTGTGAAGCTCATGGAggattgtttttgttgttgttgttaa
- the LOC105168785 gene encoding chlorophyll a-b binding protein 4, chloroplastic, with product MAAAQASVAGFRPACASRTRFLTGSSGKLNREVSVRQAVSSYNSFKVEAKKGEWLPGLASPTYLDGSLPGDNGFDPLGLAEDPENLKWFVQAELVNGRWAMLGVAGMLLPEVFTSIGIINVPKWYDAGKSEYFASSSTLFVIEFILFHYVEIRRWQDIKNPGSVNQDPIFKNYSLPPNEVGYPGGIFNPLNFAPTTEAKEKELANGRLAMLAFLGFIVQHNVTGKGPFDNLLQHLSDPWHNTIIQTLKG from the exons ATGGCCGCAGCACAAGCTTCCGTCGCGGGTTTCCGGCCGGCGTGCGCGTCCAGAACTCGGTTCTTGACGGGCTCTTCTGGGAAATTGAACAGGGAAGTGTCTGTTAGACAGGCCGTATCGTCCTACAATTCGTTCAAGGTTGAAGCCAAGAAAGGTGAATGGCTGCCGGGATTGGCCTCTCCCACCTATCTTGATGGCAG TCTTCCAGGAGACAATGGATTTGATCCATTGGGACTCGCGGAGGACCCGGAGAACTTGAAATGGTTTGTGCAGGCTGAGCTTGTGAACGGCAGATGGGCAATGTTGGGGGTTGCTGGAATGCTGCTGCCGGAAGTTTTCACATCAATCGGCATCATCAACGTTCCCAAGTGGTACGATGCTGGAAAATCCGAGTACTTCGCCTCCTCGTCTACCCTTTTCGTGATCGAGTTCATCCTTTTCCACTACGTCGAGATCAGGAGATGGCAAGACATCAAGAACCCCGGAAGTGTCAACCAAGACCCCATCTTCAAGAACTACAGTTTACCTCCTAACGAGGTCGGCTACCCTGGCGGCATCTTCAACCCCCTCAATTTCGCCCCGACTACAGAGGCTAAGGAGAAAGAGCTCGCCAACG GAAGGCTAGCAATGTTGGCATTCTTGGGGTTCATTGTTCAGCACAATGTGACCGGAAAAGGGCCATTTGACAACCTGTTGCAGCACCTTTCTGACCCATGGCACAACACAATTATCCAAACACTCAAGGgctaa
- the LOC105168827 gene encoding GDSL esterase/lipase At1g74460 has product MTKTKVEMATLLTTLTIVVSFLVRGHDCKVVQFIFGDSLSDVGNNNYLAKSLARASLPWYGIDFGNGLPNGRFSNGRTVADIIGDNMGLPRPPAFLDPSLNEDLILENGVNYASGGGGILNETGSYFVQRFGLYKQIELFEGTQELIRAKIGEREAEKFFQEARYVVALGSNDFINNYLMPVYSDSWTYSDNTFVQYLMETLRNQLTILHGLGARKLMVFGLGPMGCIPLQRVLSSSGECQDRTNKLALSFNQAASQLVTELSSSLPNATFRFGDAYDVVNDLISNPNKYGFSNADSPCCSFGNIRPALTCIPASTLCKDRSKYVFWDEYHPSDRANELIAGEMIKKLGFKPVNQTDSPSPAMAPSAS; this is encoded by the exons ATGACCAAGACTAAAGTGGAGATGGCGACGTTACTAACGACTCTTACTATCGTTGTGTCGTTTCTTGTTCGTGGACATGACTGCAAGGTAGTTCAGTTCATCTTTGGGGATTCTCTGTCGGACGTCGGCAACAACAACTACCTCGCCAAGAGTCTCGCTCGGGCTAGCCTGCCATGGTACGGCATCGATTTTGGCAACGGATTGCCTAATGGGAGGTTCTCCAATGGACGAACCGTCGCTGATATTATAG GTGATAACATGGGACTTCCGAGGCCTCCAGCATTCCTGGATCCGTCGCTGAATGAAGATCTTATACTTGAAAATGGAGTCAATTACGCATCTGGAGGTGGTGGGATTTTGAACGAGACAGGATCATACTTC GTGCAGAGGTTTGGGTTGTACAAGCAAATAGAGCTATTTGAAGGGACACAAGAGTTGATAAGAGCGAAGATTGGTGAGAGAGAAGCTGAGAAGTTCTTCCAGGAAGCGAGGTACGTAGTTGCACTCGGAAGCaatgatttcatcaacaacTACCTAATGCCAGTTTATAGCGATTCCTGGACCTACTCCGACAACACCTTCGTTCAGTATTTGATGGAAACCCTCCGAAACCAACTCACC ATATTGCACGGGTTAGGCGCGCGAAAGCTGATGGTGTTTGGATTAGGGCCGATGGGTTGCATCCCCCTTCAAAGGGTTCTGAGTTCATCAGGTGAATGTCAAGACAGGACAAACAAACTAGCTCTTAGCTTCAACCAAGCAGCAAGCCAACTCGTGACTGAACTCTCTAGCAGCCTCCCAAACGCCACCTTCAGATTCGGAGATGCTTATGATGTTGTTAATGATCTCATCTCCAATCCCAACAAATACG GATTTAGCAATGCAGACTCTCCGTGCTGCTCGTTTGGGAATATCCGACCGGCTCTAACGTGCATACCTGCATCTACATTGTGCAAAGACAGAAGTAAGTATGTGTTTTGGGATGAGTACCATCCATCTGATAGAGCTAACGAGCTGATCGCTGGTGAGATGATCAAGAAGCTCGGATTTAAGCCCGTTAATCAAACGGATTCTCCTTCTCCTGCTATGGCTCCATCTGCTAGCTGA
- the LOC105168825 gene encoding agamous-like MADS-box protein AGL65: MGRVKLKIQRLESLSSRQVTYGKRRNGILKKAQEISVLCDIDIILLMFSPTGKPSIFRGQRSNIDEMIAKYAQLTPKERAKRRLESLETLKRNFKKVDQDVDIEEFLDASSPSVEEMQNRVMVLQSQLTEVHKRLSWWTNPDKIEDIEHLNQMENSLRESLNRMRLHKVSDGWLTECANSWRNMKQQSYVGWNKLLNGLNSSFGLIPIISFDCTSQSQNGMHFPIMASNDPDCQTQTWHPGGVREHMILPNEPHFLTSRDMECSRDMSFPSCSGFFGNVKNQDIDKAIPQKNDRQDDGITIDDYAGSSFLRLPLAEQYPFHTFGNFSFPDMIEPGRDANFQPAPIDYQINGNFELPRSVYNSLVPPAASCAISIFNDNSYPQPPNQFNA; encoded by the exons ATGGGAAGGGTGAAGTTGAAGATACAGAGACTGGAGAGCCTGAGCAGCAGGCAAGTTACGTATGGCAAAAGAAGGAATGGGATCCTTAAGAAAGCCCAGGAAATATCAGTGTTATGTGACATTGATATCATTCTTCTCATGTTTTCTCCAACGGGGAAGCCTTCTATATTTCGTGGACAGCGCAG CAACATTGATGAAATGATTGCAAAATATGCTCAACTTACACCAAAAGAAAGGGCAAAAAG GAGGTTGGAGAGTCTTGAA ACTTTGAAGAGAAACTTCAAGAAAGTTGACCAGGATGTGGATATAGAAGAGTTTCTTGATGCAAG CAGTCCATCAGTAGAG GAAATGCAAAACCGAGTAATGGTGCTGCAGTCTCAACTTACTGAAGTACATAAAAGACTAAG CTGGTGGACTAATCCCGACAAAATTGAGGACATTGAGCATCTCAATCAGATGGAAAATTCACTTAGGGAATCCCTGAATAGGATGCGGCTGCATAAGGTAAGTGATGGATGGCTGACCGAATGTGCTAATAGTTGGAGGAATATGAAACAACAATCATATGTTGGATGGAATAAATTGCTCAATGGTTTGAATAGTTCTTTTGGACTAATCccaattatttcatttgattgcACAAGCCAG TCCCAAAATGGCATGCATTTTCCAATAATGGCATCCAATGATCCAGATTGCCAAACACAGACGTGGCATCCAGGTGGTGTGAGGGAACATATGATACTACCAAATGAACCCCATTTCTTGACTAGTAG AGATATGGAGTGCTCCAGAGATATGTCCTTTCCTAGCTGTTCTGGTTTCTTTGGAAATGTGAAAAATCAAGATATCGACAAAGCAATACCACAGAAAAATGACAGACAAGATGATGGCATTACTATCGATGATTACGCCGGCTCATCTTTCTTGAGACTCCCTCTTGCCGAACAATATCCCTTTCATACATTTGGAAACTTTAGTTTTCCAGATATGATAGAGCCTGGAAGAGACGCAAATTTTCAACCGGCCCCTATAGACTATCAGATAAACGGCAATTTCGAACTTCCAAGATCTGTTTACAACAGTTTGGTTCCTCCAGCTGCTTCCTGTGCCATTTCTATCTTTAATGACAACTCCTACCCACAG CCACCAAATCAGTTCAATGCTTAA